In the Sandaracinus amylolyticus genome, GACGAGAAGAGCGAGAGCAAGCTCAAGTCGGCGATGCCGAGCGCGAGCCCCGAGGCGAAGGAAGCGCTCCGCCAGGGCAAGCTGCCGATCAAGGCGAAGCTGCGCATCGCGCGCGGCACGCAGACCTGGGGATTCCTGCTCAACGCGGACACGCTGAGCATCGCGAGCGTGCAGATCCCGGCGCTGCTCAAGGAAGAGAACGACGAGAAGTTCTACGAGCGCATGGAGCTCGTCGAGACGCTCGAGACGATCCTCGACGACCTGCTCGGGCAGTTCATCCAGCTGCGCACCTCGGAGACCTGGGATGGCCAGGTGATGCCGCAGCTGCGCGACTGGGTGCGCGCGGCCTGATCGAGCGGGCGTGCGCGGTCGCGTGCCGAGTAGTGCCAGCGCGCGACCGCGTGATTTCCGCTGAAATCGGGCAATTCCTGATGGCGCGTCGCGTGCAGATCGGCGCGCGCATGAGCCGCTCATCGCCCTCGCTGATCGATCTGATCGCCGCGCAACGCGCCCCCGTCGTTCGGATGCTGCGGGTGATCGCGGGCGCGTCGATCGCGGCGACGCTCGGTGCGGGCTGCGCGGACTCGCATTTCTCGCATCCCGATTTCGTCGAGTCGCCCTCGTGCACCGAGAGCCACGCGTGGCAGCCGCTCGACGCGCTCGACCTGCCCGCGCCGCGTACGCACCTCGCGCTCGTGGCCAACACCCAGGTCCTCACCGTCGTGACCGTGGTCGACGAGACGGGCACGCGGTGCGGCGACGCGACCGACGCCACGACCTGCACCGAGGCGTTCGACGCGGCGACGATCCCGACCAGCGAAGGGGCGCACCACGTGGTCTCGACGGACGGAGATCGCGTCGAGGCGTGGACCGGGCGCGCGCGATTCGCGGAGCTGCTCGGCACGATCGACACACCGGACGAGGCGCTGATGATGGTGTGGAGCGAGGGCTTCACGGTGGAGTGCGGGTCGGTGTCGCGATCCGCGGTGCGCGAGGTCGAGGGCGGCTTCGAGGTCATCGCGCGGAAGACGGTGCGCGACTGCAACCCGATCGTGACCCGTCGCTTCGTGCTCTTCGTGAGCAGCGCGGGTGAGATCGAGGAGATCGCGAGCGAGGAGGTCGAGCGCATGGACGGCGCGTGCGCGGGACGTCGCCCCGAAGGGCTCGAGCCGGCACGCGGCGTTCGAGGCCCGAGCGCGGTGGGCCGCTACCTCGCGGAGATCGCGCGGCTCGAGGCGAGCGCGGTGATCGCGTTCGAGGTGATGGAGCGCGAGCTCCTCGCGCTCGGAGCGCCCGAGGCGCTGCTGCGTGCGGTGCGCGAGGCGCGCGCCGACGAGGTCCGGCACGCCGAGGTGATGGGCGCGCTCGCTCGTGCACGCGGTGCCCGCGTGGAGGCGCCGGTCGTTCCGTCACGGCCGCTGCGCGATGCGCTCGCGATCGCGCTCGAGAACGCGGTCGAGGGCTGCGTGCGCGAGACGTTCGGGGCGATCGTCGGGCTGCACCAAGCGACCTGCGCGCAGGACCCGGCGCTCCGCGACGCGATGCGCGTGATCGCGGAGGACGAGCTGCGCCACGCCGATCTCTCGTGGCAGCTCGCGGCGTGGCTCGAGCCTCGCCTCGACGACGCGGCGCGTGCCGAGGTGGATCGTGCTCGCGCGCGTGCGCTCGTCGCGCTCCGCGCCGAGGTCGCGATCGATCCCGATCCCGAGCTCGCGCGCGCTGCGGGCCTGCCGAGCGCGCGCGTCGCGACCGAGATCGTCGAGCGCATCGCGCGCTCGATCGGATAGGCGCGGTTGTTGCGCGACGCCTCCGCCGATCACGGGAACGGAGGTCTTGCGTGCTCGAGCCGATTCAGAAGATCACGCCGCGCGCGATCGGCGCGGACGTCGACATCCTCTCGTCGTTCTATCCGGTGCCCGGCCTCGGGCTCTTGCCGATCAACGCGTTCGTGCTGCGCGCGAAGGAGCCGGTGCTCGTGGACACCGGGTACGTCGCGGGCTCGGCCGCGTACCTCGATGCGGTGCGCACCGCGATCGATCCTCGCGATCTGCGGTGGATCTGGCTCACCCACGCCGATCCCGATCACATCGGCGCGCTGCGCGACGTGCTCGCGGAGGCGCCGAGCGCACGGCTCGTCACCACGTTCCTCGGGCTCGGCAAGCTCGGGCTCTACGGGCCGATCGCGCCCGAGCGCGTGTTCTTGCTGAACCCCGGACAGAGCCTCGACGTCGGCGATCGCAAGCTGCTCGCGCTGCGGCCGCCGACCTACGATGCGCCGGAGACGACCGCGTTCTTCGACCCGAGCACGCGCACGCTGTTCTCGTCGGACAGCTTCGGCGCGGTGCTCTCGAAGCCGGTGGAGAGCGCGAACGAGCTCGGCAGCAACGCGCTGCGCGACGGCGAGGTGACGTGGGCGACGATCGACTCGCCGTGGCTCGGCGCGCTCGAGACGCCCCCGTTCGAGCGAACGCTTTCGTCGGTGCGCGCGCTCGCGCCCGAGCGCGTGCTGAGCACGCACCTGCCGCCGGCGTTCGGCATCCTCGACACGCTGCTCGACAACGTGCGCGCGGCGCGCTCGGTGCCGCCCTTCGTCGGGCCCGATCAGCCGGCGTTCGCACGACTGCTCGCGCCCGCTCCGCCGCCGGCTCCGGAGCCGCTCCACGCGTGAGCGCGACCGACGCGCGACGCCGCAGCACGACGCTCGCGCGAGGCACGGCGCGACACGAGCGCTTGCTCGCGCCCGCACACGTGCGAGCCTCGCGGCCGTGGAAGACGTCGACGGTGCGATCACGGAGGGGCTGCGCGCGACCGGCATGCGCGAGACCCAGCGCGAGATGGTGCGGGCACACCTCGATGCGCCGCCCGACGTCACGACGTGCTGCGGCAGCTCGTGCGATCCGTGCGTGGTCACGCTGGCGCGCGCGGTGCGAGTCGCCCGTCGCAAGCTCGGTCGAGAGACGTGATCAGGTCGCGGGCAGTCGCACGTCGAGATCGGGATAACGCTCCTTCATGAAGCGCAGCGCGACGATGGTGTGGCAGCGCATCACGTCGGGGTTCTTCGTCGAAGGGCAGCTGCAGCCGAGATAGACGTCGTGCCACCGCGCGAACGAGGCGAGCCGATCGAAGGGCTTGCGGTTCGCGGCGAAGCGCTCTTCGAGCAGCGCGCGGTACCGCGCCGCGTAGGTCTCCCACGCGGCCTCGTCGCGAGCGCTGCCGAACACCTCGTCGACGATCTCCTTCGTGGGCCGCAGCACGTGCGACGTGTGCTTGCGCGTGTCCTGTCGGATCCCGCGCGGCAGCGACGACGAGCGCGCGCCTCGCACGATCGAGTAGCGCGTGAGCACGAGCGATCCGTGAGGCTCGCGCCGGTCGGTGTCGAGGATCGCGGGCGATCGCGGCTGGCTAACGCGGGAGTCGCGACTCGATCGCGTCCTTGCCGATCATCGCGAGCCGCTCGTCCTCGAGCTCCGGCAGCCCGCTCACGGCGACCGCGCCGATCACCACACCCTGGCGATCCACCACTGCCACGCCGCCGCCCCACCCACACGCGCGCCGATCGCCGTAGTACGCGATGTCGAACGCTTCGTCGGGGTTGCGCAGCCGCGCACCGATCGCGCGCGTCGTGCCGCCCTGGGTCGCGGCGGTCCACGCCTTGTTCGTCGCGATCGCCACCGACGTCGCGGGCGCGCCGTCGAGCCGCGCGAGGAGCACGAGATCGCCGTGCGCGTCGGCCACCGCGATCACCGCGGACTTCCCCGCGAGGACGAGGGCATCGCGCACGGCGTCGACCGCCACCGTCGCGTCCAGCAGATCCAGCGTCGCAATCGATCGCATCGCGCGCGAGGGTAGCGCGTCCGGAGACCCGCGCCCGGGGCGCTTGAGCAATGCGTGTGCGCGGCGAAATCGGACGGCATGAACGCCATCGCCGTACCGCGGGCCCGCCCCGCAGTGGTGCTCGACACGGGGACGCCGCCGCCGTCGCGATTCGATCCGCGAGAGGTCGCCGGACGCGTCGCACGACGTGCGCGCTGGCACGTCCAGCGTCGCCGGTTCCACTTCTTCGGTCACGACTCGTCGCTCGAGCGACACGTCGCGCTCCACCGGCCCGAGGCGATGTCGATCGGACGCGAGGTCACGGTCCGCCGGTTCGCGCGCCTCGAGGTCGTCGCGCCCGACGCGCAGCGTCCGGTCCTGCAGATCGGCGATCACTGCATGATCTCGGAGTTCGTGCACATCGGGGCCGCGGCGAGCGTGATCCTGCGTGCCGGCTCGGGGCTCGCGGCGCACGTGCTGATCATCGACCACGAGCACGACCTGCGTGACCCGACCGACTATCGGAACACCCGCGTCATCGCGGCGCCGATCGACATCGGCGAGCAGGTGTTCGTGGGAGAGCGCGCCTGCATCCTCCGCGGCGTGACCATCGGCGCGCGGTCGATCATCGGCGCGGGGAGCGTGGTGAACACCGACATCCCGCCGCTGTGCGTGGCGGTCGGCGCGCCGGCGCGGGTGGTGAAGCGCTGGGACGAGCGCCGCGGAGAGTGGGTGTCCGTCGATCGCTGAGAGAGAATCAAGCGTCGGAGTCGAATCCGTCTCTCAGCCACGCGCCGAATCGCTCTCCGATCATCAACACCGCGAGGTGGATGTTGGCAGTCGGGACCGTCGGCATGATCGACGCGTCGGCGACGTGCAGCCCCTCGATGCCATCGACGCGCCCGTGCTCGTCGACCGCCTCGCCCATCGGGACCGTTCCGCACGGGTGGTAGCCGGAGTCGCAGTGGGTCGGGAGCATCGCGTCGAGCCGGGCGCGATCGCGCAGCGTCTGCTCGCG is a window encoding:
- a CDS encoding GlcG/HbpS family heme-binding protein, with amino-acid sequence MRSIATLDLLDATVAVDAVRDALVLAGKSAVIAVADAHGDLVLLARLDGAPATSVAIATNKAWTAATQGGTTRAIGARLRNPDEAFDIAYYGDRRACGWGGGVAVVDRQGVVIGAVAVSGLPELEDERLAMIGKDAIESRLPR
- a CDS encoding acyltransferase, whose amino-acid sequence is MNAIAVPRARPAVVLDTGTPPPSRFDPREVAGRVARRARWHVQRRRFHFFGHDSSLERHVALHRPEAMSIGREVTVRRFARLEVVAPDAQRPVLQIGDHCMISEFVHIGAAASVILRAGSGLAAHVLIIDHEHDLRDPTDYRNTRVIAAPIDIGEQVFVGERACILRGVTIGARSIIGAGSVVNTDIPPLCVAVGAPARVVKRWDERRGEWVSVDR
- a CDS encoding MBL fold metallo-hydrolase yields the protein MLEPIQKITPRAIGADVDILSSFYPVPGLGLLPINAFVLRAKEPVLVDTGYVAGSAAYLDAVRTAIDPRDLRWIWLTHADPDHIGALRDVLAEAPSARLVTTFLGLGKLGLYGPIAPERVFLLNPGQSLDVGDRKLLALRPPTYDAPETTAFFDPSTRTLFSSDSFGAVLSKPVESANELGSNALRDGEVTWATIDSPWLGALETPPFERTLSSVRALAPERVLSTHLPPAFGILDTLLDNVRAARSVPPFVGPDQPAFARLLAPAPPPAPEPLHA
- a CDS encoding ferritin-like domain-containing protein, with amino-acid sequence MSRSSPSLIDLIAAQRAPVVRMLRVIAGASIAATLGAGCADSHFSHPDFVESPSCTESHAWQPLDALDLPAPRTHLALVANTQVLTVVTVVDETGTRCGDATDATTCTEAFDAATIPTSEGAHHVVSTDGDRVEAWTGRARFAELLGTIDTPDEALMMVWSEGFTVECGSVSRSAVREVEGGFEVIARKTVRDCNPIVTRRFVLFVSSAGEIEEIASEEVERMDGACAGRRPEGLEPARGVRGPSAVGRYLAEIARLEASAVIAFEVMERELLALGAPEALLRAVREARADEVRHAEVMGALARARGARVEAPVVPSRPLRDALAIALENAVEGCVRETFGAIVGLHQATCAQDPALRDAMRVIAEDELRHADLSWQLAAWLEPRLDDAARAEVDRARARALVALRAEVAIDPDPELARAAGLPSARVATEIVERIARSIG